The Drosophila innubila isolate TH190305 chromosome 2R unlocalized genomic scaffold, UK_Dinn_1.0 1_C_2R, whole genome shotgun sequence DNA window ACACCCGCGTTGATGAGTTGGATCGTTTTATTCGGCAGCGTGAGGTATTGCGTGATGCTTTTTTGCGGAGTGACATTAGTCACAACGTATTGTGAGTATTACGCTTCGATGATCGCTCGGTAACACGAATAGAACGAATTCTGAGTGGTGTTcccaattttaaacaaatcaatttgaaatagAAAGAATGAGTGGATTTTGGAATGGAGGAAAATACAATTTGGTTTGATCGTGTTTGATGACAAAAGcgctttaaaaatatcattttatttgtgtaATCACACCAGACTGTTACAATGTggtattaaaataatcttaatgGTGGTGCTCGTATTACTATTtcatcaaacaatttttataagtcATTAAAATGCGTCATGTTCGCTTATTTGGCATACAGAAAATAAACACCTACTTCAAAACTAATAACTGATAATTTACCACAATTCAGTACAATCTTgcagtaaaaaattatttcgacTTTCTCATGAAGAGTATATGGTACAAGATACAAAAGACAAAGCAACTATTAAACAATATAGAACTTgacattaattttgattatcaATGCCGtatgatacatttttaattaaacactgATTAAAgcataagtttattttatacagTTTATTATCATGTAGTGAAAACCTTGTAAATAATATCGAAAATAATCTTTTTCGAtccttaattaaaatcatagcTTCGTGTAACATAAAACATATTTCCTCAACTCCCCTGCTTCATTTGTGTAGACGCTGTTTACTTCAGCTAACACAAAATTTAGATATTCAGTGCGaaataatttgtcaaaaacaaaaaatatcttCTATGCTACTTGGTGCACCCAAAGCTTTAAccgaaactaaataaattttaaacacaaCTGAGCTTAGCTACTTGGAATTATACTCCGTTTAACACATGAACAATTTGGGGCCTCAGTGGAAGCGACTACAAGTTTCTAGATTCatctgtaaaatataaattgataagcATTAAATTACACTATATAATCTAATATCACTTGCCTTCGACTGCAGATTCCGTGTATCTTTGCTCTTCCCGCTCAATCATGTACAAAGCACTGGTCACCATTGGTATTATGTGTTGTGATCCATGATATAAGTTCTTGATGCGATCGAATTCCCAAAGAATTTCCGACTCCAAGTACTCGGGAAAATTATTCTTGGATCGCATGTGCACCTCGGGCGCATCACGAGGATAAAACCTGGGGCACTTGAAGATCAACTTGCAACTGATGCGTGCCTCCATTGGAGTCTCGGTTTCAATATGTGCACGTACAAAGACCTCAAGTTGGAAAAAGTGACGCGATTTTCGAACTTTCATCGGGCAGCCGAGCAAAGCAACAGTACGCAGCTCCGAGTCTCGAAGCGCCTTGCAAGATGAACCAAGTTTCTCCAGAGAAATCGAATTCATTGTGAACAGAATTTATTTGAGTAATTTTGTGTGTGAAAGGAAAGACGAGCAGTAAGCTACAAACACTGCAAAGTATAGATATACAATATGTTAAAAGTTAGCCTGCTaggattaaatattttattattaaagatcaAATGAGTTGGAAAACTATATAGTTAAAGCAGGCTATATTATTGAGAGTTGGCATGACAATTGAATAACTAACATATTCATAACATGCTCTTGGACGACAGCTTAGCAAATCGATGACTCCAAGAGGAGAATTCATAGGCCAAGCATTAATATCATTGTTCCCGCACTCACTTCAAACTCTTGCCTTGTCGGAACCCCATAGATTCTATTAAAATCGCCTGTCATTGCTGCCTGGCATCGTTATTGTCCGTCTAGTCCGTCTAGTCCGTCTAGAGAGCAAACAGAGCAAACTAGCAGCTCAGTCTGAGTTTGACTTCGTTGAGCTGTTGGGTTTGGGCGACTCCTTGGCAGACATGCTTAGTCCTTTAGACATTGCCAGCGACGATGTTGTCTTCTGGCAGAACCATTATTCTTCAACAACGTGCATTATATTATCCTTTGGCTGACTCTGGAGCACGGCATTTGTATGCAGGCTGAGCGCGAATTGCATTTGGGGATTGGTGGCATCGGGTGATGGGTGGTGGGAGTTAGGGGTTGGAAGATGGGGATTTGGGGGCCGAGCCTTTGAGCTGTCGTCGCTGCAATTTGTATTGCCGCcttcgtcgtcgttgtcgttgtcgcctgtaacttgttttttattggttttctcgttttaaatttcaatttggcgTTGGCCTGTAAGCAAGATGTACGAGTGTGTACGAGTACAAGTCCGTAGTCCTTCCGTGTGGCATATGTTGGCACGCCAGGTGCGCGCAGGCAACCGACCGGGCGATTTATACGCGTCACATCGCCAGGCTGACAGTTTCCGTCTTGGCAGCTAACTGAACTGTCACTCAGCACGTGGTAaggtgagagagagagggcaaTCCTTGCCCTTATTATGCTATTAGGTGTATGGGCTCTCACATTTTACACCGCATTTAACCCAAAACATGCCACTTAGCAGAGCGCATTTATCAATGCGTGATTTGAGTCCCTCATCCTTCGCCTCATCTTCGTTTCGCCGCcacacaacaaaacacatCACATTATCAGCCATcaggcatcatcatcattattctcatcatcatcatcatcatcatcatcgtgcAACATTCAATACGTGTTTAACACCACAGCAAAGTTGATGCTGCATTACTTCTCACTGCGATTATCAAGCGTTTCCGCTTCCGTTTCCTATTTCCATTCCgattcggttttcggttctcAGCCTCTGCTCGTTTTGTGGCTTACGGCTATGAACCAAAAATTACATGCCTTTGTTTTTTATCTAATGCTGAGCCGCATTTTCGGGTCTTAAGTTCCATTTtcagcgtgtgtgtgtgtgtgtgagtgagtgtgtgtgtgagtgtgaaacGTGCGTCTGCCTGGCAGacatttttcacatttgcACCCAACAATTGGGACACGAGAGTCTGGAGCAGCTTTGCCTATGTCTTCCACTTTGCCGCCCTTCCCCTGTCCACGCTCTAGTCCTGTGTCTCCTTTCGGGCTGTGCTGAGCGTATGTAATTCGATCTATTATCAGTTGTCATCGTCCTGAAATTCACACATTCGCATAGGCATTGTTGTCTTGCTTGATTTGTGCCAACAATAGCACTCAAGAAATTCTGCACAGTGTCCGTCGTTATTCTGAAAACAGAAAAccttaagtaaaaaataaatgatattataaaattgaaagaattaatttttattttttaaaaatctgacTTGTAAAGTAGCTAGATCAACTTTCAACTTTCTTAACTTTGCCCaaacttaaccaattttttagtttaatgtaattttgatcattctgaattaattctgcattcaaatttaatgaaacttgtaaatttatttcttgtgtttttttaaattcaaatattaaatcttaagaatcaactttaaaacaatttctcataaaataacactttaaaatttaccatttttcaaaacttttcaaaacccagaaattgtttataaaattcgtTACGGAATGTTCGTACTCAGTTGCACTGTGCTCTAACCGAACACCTCCCTAGCATTCCAATTTGAGCCGAGCACATTGTTTCACGTGCCATTTCACAGCCAAAATTGGAACTTTTTCAGGCCGAAATAGCAAAAGACAAACGAATACACtcgaaaaatacaaatacacaaatcCAGCGACAGCTCCGGCTCCGTCTCTATTGAGTTGAAGATGACAATGGCGATGGAagtaatgatgaaaatggaaatggagccTGGAGCAGGGGCAAGGGTACAGGATTCGATGCGTGCCTAAGTGTTGCATTTACATGCGACGTAATACAATTTGTGCTCCTTCTGCCTCATGGGCGACAACTGCGCTCAGGCGTGAATTGGATAATTTATACTATAAGCACACATGAACACTGAACACTGTGCAGTGAGCAGCATGTGACCCCAAATCCAATGAAGTATATGGACAACAGTGCCTCAAAATGATTCCAGGGAGCTCTTGTGGCATGCGTGTATTAAGCAAAAATTAGCAACAGTTGCGTGCCAGCGAGAGCGACAGTCGAATATGTcaagttaatttaatgtaGCGTGaactgtgagtgtgtgtgtgatgagtgtgtgagtgtgtgatgagtgtgtgagtgtgagtcgAGTGTCAGCTGTGGCGCCTAGACAACAACTTAGACA harbors:
- the LOC117785567 gene encoding uncharacterized protein LOC117785567 produces the protein MNSISLEKLGSSCKALRDSELRTVALLGCPMKVRKSRHFFQLEVFVRAHIETETPMEARISCKLIFKCPRFYPRDAPEVHMRSKNNFPEYLESEILWEFDRIKNLYHGSQHIIPMVTSALYMIEREEQRYTESAVEDESRNL